The segment ATGTTTACTTCCAGACTGCAACAGGATTTGAAAAGCAGCAAAGCACAGCCTTTCAACAGGACAAAAAGTTTGAAGACTTAGGTGCCTTAATTTTTGATGCAAATGGGGATGGGCACAATGACATCTATGTAGTTAGTGGAGGAAACGAATTTGCTCCTGATTCTGAATATCTGCAAGACAGGTTGTACCTAAATGATACTAAGGGTAATTTTCAAAAAGATGAGTCAGCACTGCCGGAAATGCGCACCAGTGGTTCCAGAGTTTATGAGGCCGATTTTGATAAGGATGGAAAAAAGATCTATTGGTATTAGGACGCCTGGTTCCCGGAAATTATCCTATACCTGCAAAATCTTATATCCTGAAGAACATAGGAGGAAATGGCAAAGCAAAGTACCGGGATATCACCAAAAATATAGCCCCGGAATTTCAGTCACTGGGAATGGCCACCAGTGCCGAGATCGTAGATATTGATAATGATGGATGGGAGGATATTGTGGTTGTAGGAGAATGGATGCCCATAAGAGTTTTTAAAAATTCAGAAAAAGGTTTTAAAGAAATTACAGAAGACCTGGGCTTAGCCGATACTACCTGCTGGTGGTGGAGTATTAAAACAGGGGATTTCGATGGTGACGGGGACCAGGATTTTCTCGTGGGAAATTTGGGCCGTAATTACAAATACACGGCCAATGAAGAAGAAACCTTTGATATCTACTTCAATGATTTTGATGAGAATAATAAACAGGACATCGTGCTAAGTTATTATAACGAGGGAGAAAAATTTCCTTTACGGGGAAGAGAGTGTTCTTCGCAACAAATGCCAGGGATAAAGAACAAATTTCCCGATTATCAATCATTTTCAACTGCCACGCTGGAGGATGTTTATACTGAAAAAAGCCTTGAGAACTCTCTTCATTACCAGGTGAAATCCTTCGCCAGTGTTTATCTGGAAAACCGGAACGGAAAATTTATTAGGCATGAACTACCTCCTGCTGCGCAGGTCTCTTCCATAAATCAAATTCTCGTTGATGATTACAATGGGGACGGAAATCTGGATGCATTAATTGCCGGAAACCTCTTCTGGTCAGAAGTGGAGACCACACGTAATGATGCGGGCTATGGGATGTTTTTGAAAGGAAATGGAAAGGGTGGCTTTAAAGAGACAGGTGCTTCACAAAGTGGTTTTTTCGTGCCGGGAGATGTAAAAGATCTTTTATCCCTGACTTTCAATGGCCGGGAAATTATAGTGCCCGTGAAGAACAATGACCGCTTACAATTCATCGGGGTGAACTCTTCCAACTTATCAGAACTTCAATAAGATACGGAAAATAATAGGGATTTAAGGGTAATCCTTTTGGGATTATAAGGCCTCATTAATATTTTATCGAAACCGATTGCGTAATGGAAATGTTTTTTATACATTTAACCTTAACTAACAATACAATTTTTAATATGAGGGTAAATTACTTTAAGAGTAGTCTGTTTTTCCTATGCTTTATGTGTTTTGGATTCCTTTCGGCACAACAGGTTATAACTGGGACAGTTACTGATGCAAATGGGCCGCTTCCCGGAGTGAATGTGATTCTGGAAGGGACAACGGTAGGTACTACAACAGATTTTGATGGAAATTATTCACTGCAGGTGAATGAAGATCTAGGGCCCGATTCCAGGCTTGTCTTTAGCTATATTAGCTATGAAACAAGAGAAGTGGCAATAAATGGCCGATCTGTTATTGACGTTAATATGGTTGCCAGTGCAGAGGCATTGGACGATGTTATAGTGGTAGGTTACGGTACCCAGTCAAGAGCTGAGGTTACGGGAGCTATTTCATCTATTGATGCCGATGAGATCAACAGTTTACCTGTTGCCACTGCAGAGCAGGCTTTACAGGGAAGAGCTTCTGGTGTGACTGTAATCAACTCCGGTGCTCCGGGTAACACGCTTAGCAGTAAGAATTAGAGGACTTGCCTCCCCTAATAATAATGACCCATTATATGTTATTGATGGTGTTATAGCGGGTGGACTAGGTAGTCTTAATCCAAATGATATTGAGAACATTCAGGTATTAAAAGATGCTTCTACTACTGCTGTTTACGGCTCGAGAGGAGCGAATGGAGTAGTACTGGTTACAACAAAGTCGGGAAAAGCATCTCAAAAAGCCCAGCTAAGCCTAGACCTTTATTCAGGTGTTAATTTTAATAGTAACCGATTTGATTTATTAAACCGGGAACAGTATATACAGTACGCAAGAGAGATTACAGACACTGATCCTGAACGTCTTACCAATCCAGAATATGCTGATTTTATTGATAATGAAACCGACTGGCAGGATGAAATATTTAGAACGGGTATCTTAAAAAGTATTACCCTCGGTTTTTCAGGAGGTAATGAAAGTAGTAATTTCAGGTTTTCAGGGGGTTACCTTAATCAGGAGGGAGCTGTTATTGAAACAGAATTTGAGAGATTTAATTTTAGATCTAATAGCAATGTAAATTTTGGAAAACTTAGCTTCGGCCAAACCTTGAATGTTTCTTTTACAGCACAAAATCCTGAACGAGCTGATGGTGGAAGGTCAATTATAGAACATGCTATTAAATCTGCACCTTACTTACAGGTTTACAATCCTGATAACAGAGGCGGTTTCCAGGGGCCAAATTCTGCATTGGATGGTCAGGATGCTGCGAACCCTGTAAGGGTACAAACTTTAGGTAATGCTCTAAATAAAGGTCTGACTGTTTTAGGAAGTCTTTTTGCAGAATATGAAATAATCGATGGTCTTACTTTTAGGAGCCAGGCAGGTTTGGATTATTACAAATTTAATAATGATAGTTTCATACCTTCTTATAACGATGACAGCAGCGGAGCCACACATCAATCTGGTTTTGCACAGATCACCAAAAACAGTGGTACAAACCAATCTCTTACTCTTACAAATAGCCTTACCTACAAATTTGATGTTGCAGATTTACACAATTTTGAAATTTTGGCTTTAGCTGAAGATCAAAGAATTGATAGTGAAAGCCTGGATGCAAGTAGCCAGAACCCTATTACTGATGATGTAGAAGAAGTTTCTTTAAATCAGCCTGGATTATCTTCAGCGTCTTCAGAATATAGAAGAGTAGGATTTTTAGGTCGGTTAAATTACAACTTTGACCAAAAATATCTTTTAGCGGGTTCTTATCGTAAGGATGCATCTACCCGTTTTGGTGCCAATAACCGCTGGGGTAGTTTCTGGTCTGTGGCTGCAGGATGGAATGTGGCAAAGGAGAGTTTTATGGAAGATTCAGAAATTAACAATTTAAAAATTAGAGGTAGCTGGGGTACAACCGGAAATGATCAAATAGGAAATTATCTTTATTCTTCAACATTAGTTACAAGTTTTATATACCCTTTTGGAGGCGCAGCTTTTCAGGGAACTACTGCCGAAGGACTTGCTAATCCAAACCTTAAATGGGAAGAGGTGACAATGAAAAATATTGGAGTGGATTTAGGAGTATGGAACAATGCGTTTACCCTATCCGTGGAGTATTATATTAATCGTAGTGATGATCTTCTATTTGACTTGCCTCTTCCACCAACATTAGGTTATAATCGTCCTACAATAGCTTCTAATGTAGGATCTGTGGAGACTAAAGGTTTTGAAGCTGACTTTGGCTATAATGATTTTGAAGGGGATTTTACCTGGTCTGCCAATCTAAATTTGGGAACCAGTAAAAATGAGGTGTTATCAATTGGAAATTTAACTCAGGTCCAGAGTGGATTTTTCGAAAATGAGAATTTAACAAGGATCGCTCCGGGAGAAGCTTTATTTCACTTTTATGGTTTAAGAACTGATGGGATCTTCCAAAATCAGGCAGAAGTGGATGCAGTATATACTGCGAATCCCGATCAAACAGTGGTGCAACCGGGAGATATTCGATTTGTGGACATTAACGGAGATGGTGATATAAATGCAGCAGACAAAACAGTAATAGGAAATCCATACCCTACACTTACAATGGGACTTAATTTAAGTGCTCAATATGGTAACTTCGACATTTCCCTGTTCATTCAGGGAGCTTATGGCCAGGATATTTATAATACCAATCTTTATGACCTTGAAGGTATGCCAAGGTTGTTTAACAGTGGAGTGGCTGTGCTGGACAGATGGACAGGAGAAGGAACGTCAAACACAATTCCAAGAGCCCTGGGTGCGCCTCAAAATCTTAATGCTTCAGATCGTTTTATAGAAGATGGTTCTTATACCAGATTGAAGAACTTGAATATTGGATATACTTTTGACGAAGCTGTATTTGGAGAATCACTTTCTAATTTGAGAATTTATTTAAGCGGTCAAAATTTGATTACGTTAACTGACTATTCAGGGTTAGATCCCGAGATTGGTGTTGATAATGTTTTACTCCAGGGTACAGGAGCTATAGGTATAGATAGAGGTTTGTATCCGCAGCCTACTTCTATTACATTGGGTCTTCAATTAGGATTTTAAAAAAATAATTTATGAAAAAAATAAAAATAATTTTAATGGTCTTTGTCGCATTGTTCACAGTAAATGGATGTGATGAAGAAGATTTTGAGCTAAGCAACCCCAGCGGTCTTTCTCCTGAAACTTATTTTAGGACAGAGACTCAGGTGCAGTCTGCTGTGAATGCCATCTATGCTAATATGCAGACAATAGGATTGTATACAAGGATTTATTTCTTTGCCATGGATAATATGTCTCATGAAAATGCAGGAAACTCTCAATTGGAGGCTGATAAAAGAGCTTTTCTTGAGTATTCCTTTGATGCGAGTCATCCTCCTATTAGCTGGTACTGGGATTCCTGTTACCGTGGGATAAACAAAGCCAATTTTGTTATCAATAATGAAGAAAGAATTAATGAAATTCCTTCTTCTCTTTTAAGTGATGATAAAAAAGCCAGGTTTGTTGGAGAAGCTAAATTTATGAGGGCGTTTTATTATTTTCTTTTGGTTACCCGTTTTGGCGATGTTCCTTTGATCACTGTAATTCCCGAAGATGGATCTGGTTTCCCTCGTTCTCCCAAGGAAGATGTCTATGATCAAATCGTAAAGGATTTAAATGATGCAAGCGAGTCTCTATGGGAAAGAGGCCGTACCGAAAATGGTAGAGCTACTCAGGGTGCTGCTTATGCCTTATTAGGTAAAACACATCTATATAGAGAGCAATACCAGGAGGCTCTTGATGCTTTTAGTAATATCTATGGAGATTATTCTCTTGAAGAAGATTACTATGCAAATTTTAGAGAAGAAGATGAGTTTGGACCGGAATCTATTTTTGAAGTAAACTACGATGATGATTTAGGAAACTCTGCTGTCTGGAATTCCAATGCATCAGGAGAAGGTGCAAATGAAGTTACCTTCCGCGGTCAGGAGTATGGATTTAATGATTGGTTCAATGTTTATCCTTCAGAAGATCTTCTTAGTGAATATGAAGATGGAGATATTAGATTTGATGAGACCTTTTATACTGTTGGAGATACTTTTGCAGGTGGGGTTATAGAATCTATTCCTAACGATAGAAGCGCGGCCTGGAGAAAATATCAAAATTATTACAAAGATGTTAATGAGGATATGGCTTCCGGAATTAACTTTAAAGTAATACGATATGCTGATGTTCTTTTAATGATGGCTGAAGCTGAAAACGCACTGGGTAACCCGGAACAAGCTATAGAATACATTAACGAAGTAAGAGAGAGAGCAGATTTGCAACCACTTTCTATGGATCTTTCCCAGGATAAAGTTTTCACTGCTATAGTACACGAAAGAATGGTGGAGCTCGCGGGAGAACAAGTACGTTTCCCTGACCTTGTTAGATGGGAACTTGCGGCAGATTATCTTTCAGAATATGGTTTCCAGGCTGGAAAGAATGAGATCTGGCCAATTCCAAATGACGAGATTGCTGCAAATGAAAGCATAGGACAGGAGGACCAGAATCCTGGTTACTAAACATTTTTAAATAAGATAATTAAGACCCTTTCATAATTTGAAAGGGTCTTTTTTTGTCTGGAACATTCTATCCCGATGGATAATTTTGCTACAATTAAAGCTGATTTTTACTCTATTTAACTTCCGGCTCTGTCTAAATGATAGTTCCCGACTCAAGATCTACAAATTAATTATTGACTAAATGCGCATAGTATTAACTTTATAAGCCGGACGGCTGGCTACGCTTTATTTATAAAAATGGCCTTGGTGAGGGTTTAAATTTTACTGCCTGGAGCGATCCCCGGCATACACAAGAAGTGAAATAGAAATGCGACTTTTAGTGTAAGATATTTGGATTTAGAATTTTGAGAGTACTTTTACTTTAATTGCTTTTTAATTTCGGGAATCATCTTTAATTCCTTTACCTGTAGCAGCCCAGTAAATACCTCCATAAAGATGGTGCAGAAACCAGGGATTTTGGTATATTTCTGCTATATGACCTAATCCGGTATAGAAAGATCTTCCGTTGTCAAAATATTGATACCAGGCAATTGGATGATCGCCCATCCTTTTGCCTTTTTTCTCTTCCCACTGAACTTCGGGATTGTATGAATCCTCATCAACACTTAGCAATATGTTCAGGTGGCTGGAATATTCTTCCGGAAGAAATTCATACCATTCGTCGGTCCAAAGAAAGCGTTTTGGGAAAATCTCCATACCAGGGAAATTAGTATCTATTACATCTACCATTGCAGTTTGTTCCAATGGATGAATATGAAACATTTTCCCAACCAGTTGGTTATACCAGGGCCATTCATATTCTGTATTGGAGGCACTGTGTACACCCACAAAACCTTTTCCCGATTGAATAAATTTTTGAAAAGCAGCTTGTTGCTCTTCATTTAAAATGTCTTCGGAAGTGTTTAAAAAAACAATAACATCGAACTGTTGAAGAAAATCATCATTAAACCTTGAGGCGTCTTCGTGCCATTGCAGATCAAATTTATGTCTTTTAGCCATAGACCTTAAAGCTGTAACTCCTTCATTTATAGATTCGTGATGCCATCCGGCAGTTTTAGTGAAAAGAAAAACGTTAAACTGATTTTGCGCAGGTGTTTTATTTGCTAGAAGCAGAGTGAAAAATATAAGGAGGTATCTCACAATCTTTGGTTATGGGGTGTGACTATTTTTCTTTATTAGTAAAGTATTTACATGCAAATTCAATGAAATAAGGCCAGTTAGGCACCACTGTATGACCACCTCTGTGCTCCCGAAATGCTATATCGCCTTCCAGAAGAGCTTTATGATCAGTAGGATATTCTGTAGTTCCCATTCCATTTTTCCCAAGAAGTTTATATACAGGAGCAGCATGTACATTGCTCAGGAACATTCCTTTGGCATCTATCCATTTTCCTTCTACCTCGGGATCTCCGGAACTAATAAATACTGGCCGTGGCGCGGCCATTGCTATGAGTTGATGGGCATCAACTCTAAGCAGATCGTTAGGTGTAAGAGGTCCGGCATATTTTATGAAATTTGGAGCAAACCAGTGATATTCGGCAGAAGAGGCCAGGTTTTCTACCTGCTCCCCATACTCCCGTCTTAATATTTTTGTCCCACCTGCTCCCGAGGAACCTATAAATCCAATTGCGAAACGAGGATCATAGGCATAGGTCACAATAGCAGCTTTTCCGTACCTGGATAAACCTTCTATTCCCACCCGGTCTTCATCTACATCGGGATCAGTTTCAAAATAATCCAGAGCTCTGCTTGCTCCCCATGCCCAGGCTCGAAGCGTTCCCCAGTCATCCAGTTTTCTTGGCTGTCCTTTATTTACAAGTCCTATAATTCCTTCCCTTAGACTAAGCACCATTGTCTGCCTGGTAACTGGTAGGAATCAGGATTGCATAGCCCCAGCCTTTTTCAAGTAACTGTTCCTGCCAGGATTTACCTTCAGGAACAGTCCGGGGTATGTGGGAAGGCCAGTTCCATCCAAATTCCATTATAACTAAGCACAAGTTTATTTGCTGTTGCGGGAGTGGTGAGAGTTAGTTCAATTTCAACTTTTATTTCTTGATAAATTGAATTGTCAACCCGTCCCAATAATTCTTTCTGCGTTACAGGATGCCCCCCAATAACTGTATCTTTTCTGCTTAGTCACTATCCAGTGTACCTCAGGAAGCTCTGCGGGAACCCGTCCATAAACCTCTCTGTCAAAATCTTCTTTAATTTCGGCCCTCCTTCGTTCCCAATCCCTGGGAGTTTTTACTTTTGAACCATCTTTAAAAACTAAAGGATCCGGCAGGCTATCGTAGGGAGAAGCTTTTGTCTCATCAGAATTTGCTGCGTTTGGAGCTTCGGGATTACCAGATGGACCCGACCGCAATTCACTAATGTTCAGCTTTTCCATCATTAATTTATGATCTTCGCTGCTTAGCCTATTTATACTATCCCTGAATTTTTGCGAAGGCTGAGAGAAGGACTGGAAGGTACCAATTAGAAAAAGTATCAGGAAATAATGTATTCTTATCATTGAAAAATTTAATTTTCTGCGTGTAAAAATCAGTTTACTCTCGATTAATCTTTGGGTGGGTGGTTATTTCGGATAAATCAATATTTAAACTTCATGAACGCAATCGGTTTCCTTAAATTTAAATTAATTTTATGAAATTCCCCTATCTTTAAACTTCAATTTGATCTCCTAATTCAGTGGCATTTAAGATAAAATTTATTTTACCGTTTTTAATCCTCACCCTTTGCACGTTAGCCGGGTGTAAAAACGAAACAGAGAAAGAACTTACCAAAGGAAACCGTCTCGCACGTGCTAATAGTCCTTACTTACAAGAGCACGCAGATAATCCTGTAGACTGGTATGAATGGGGGCCTGAAGCTCTGGAAAAAGCCAGGGAAGAAGATAAACCTATTATCATTAGTGTTGGTTATGCTTCCTGTCACTGGTGCCATGTCATGGAAAGGGAAAGTTTTATGGATTCAAGTGTAGCAAAAATCATGAATCGTGATTTCGTTTCTATAAAGATTGATCGTGAAGAGCGACCAGATATTGATAAAATTTATATGAATGCAGCACAGTTATTAAACGGTAGTGGGGGCTGGCCATTGAATGCAGTAACTCTTCCAAATGGGAAGCCCTTTTTCGCAGGAACATATTTTCCACCTGAAGAATGGAAAAACATTTTAACCCAAATTGCTAAAGCTTATAAAGAAAATAAGGAGCCCTTAATTAAGACCGCAAATGCTTTAACTGAAGGAATTAAGAGTACAAACAAACTGGGGGATCTTGGAATGAAGCAAAATAAGATTTCCAAGGATGATTATATTGCTTTAATGGAAGCGTGGGAGCCAAAGTTTGACACTGCAAAAGGGGGTTACAGGGGTGAGGAGAAGTTTCCATTACCCGTAAGCTGGGATGCACTTCTACAGTATTACTATCTTACCGAAAACGAAAAAGCCCTGGAAATGGTTAAGACAACGCTTGATAATCTTGCCAGGGGAGGAATTTACGATCAGTTAGGTGGCGGTTTTTCAAGATACACCACAGATCCCGATTGGTTGATTCCGCATTTCGAAAAGATGCTTTACGATAACGCCCAATTAATAAGCTTATACTCTAAAGCGTATAAAGTTATTCCATCAGAAGAATATAAAAATGTTATAGTCGAAACCATTCAATTCGTAGAACGGGAACTGTCAAATAATGAAGGTGGTTTCTACTCTTCTTTAAATGCCGATACAGATGGTGAAGAAGGAAAATATTACGTTTGGTCTTTGGAAGAACTGCGCAATACTTTAGCTCCTTCTGAAATTGATTTGGTTACTAACTATTTCAATATTGAACCCTACGGAAACTGGGAAAGAGGGAAAAATATACTTTTTCGAAAATCCTCGATGGAAGAATTTGCACGTCGCGAAGGTGTGGATTACAGCAAGCTCCAAACTTCTCTCAATGAGGCCCGAAAAAAGCTTTTGAAACAACGACAAACCAGAATACAGCCCAGTGTGGATGATAAATCTCTAACCTCATGGAATGCCCTAATGATCGAAGCATATTTGGAGGCCTTTTTAGCTCTTAATAATCCCGAATATCTTCAAAGGGCAATAGATGGTGCTAATTTCCTAAACGAAAAAATGCTTAGTCCGGATAGTAGTTTATGGAGGAGTTATAAAGATGGGAAAGGCAGGATTGCTGCTTTTCTCGATGATTATGCAATGCTTAGCCAGGCATATATTCATCTTTACCAAATCACTCTGGAAAAGGAGTGGCTTACAAAGGCGAACAAAATTGTCGATTATGCTATCAGCAATTTTAGGGATGACACAAGCGGAATGTTTTATTATACTTCAAAAACCAATAACAACCTGGTTGCGCAAAAAATGGAATTGGATGATAACGTAATTCCCTCATCTAATTCTGTTATGGCGAAAAATCTTTTTATCCTGGGGACACTTTTGGAACAGGAAGAATACTTAAAGATGAGTGAGAAAATGATGAGCCAAATGTATGATCTCACAATGGAAGACCCTTCTTTTTACGCGAATTGGACAAAGTTAATGGGTACAAATGCTTTTGGTGCGTATGAAATTGCCATTGTAGGACATAGTGCCCAACAAAAGAATTTTCAGGTTCAAAACGAGTACTTGCCTACCTCTATTTTTATGGGAGGCAATGAAGAAAATTTACCACTCCTCGAGAATAAACTTGTAGAGGGGGAAACCTTGATCTACGTATGTCAGAATAAAACGTGCAAATACCCTGTGAGTTTAGCAGAAGAAGCCATAGAAATTATAGGAAAGTACCATAGTGGCAGGGAAGAAAGTACAAACATTTGGAACTAATTTCTTCTTTTTCCAAGGAGAGAGTTTTTTTTAAAAGTTTTCGGGATTAAAAGGGGTAACTGTAACGATGCTTATAATCTCTGAACTCCCCGCAATCGCTTGTTAAATTAAATGTGGTTCCTGTCTGGCTGAATTTGGTATTATTAAACATTTTTAAAAAAACAAAGCTGATAAAACATTTGCTTTATCAGCTTTAATTTTTAGACAGATATTTCTACCAGATCATTGTTCTGGGGAAGTGCTTCTAAGGGAAAAGGATAAGACTTCTTCTGAGGGAGCTATTCCCATTCCTTCCACTCTCAATTTTGCTGAAGGATCATTCCCTTCTGTTTTAGATTTGGTATTTCACCTGCCAAAACCGGAAATCGAAAAAGTGTCCTTATATAGAATCAAATAGACCCTTTATAAAGACACTTTTAAGCTATTGATTATCATTTGCATAGGAAGTAATAGTTTCTATACTACCGTCTTCCTTATGTTGTAGTTCTGCCATTTTCATACTTCTTAAATAGGTCTTACCTCCTGAAAGTGAACTGTCATGGTAGAAGAGATACCATTTACCTTCAAATTCTACAATTGAATGGTGATTGGTCCAGCCAAGCACGGG is part of the Antarcticibacterium sp. 1MA-6-2 genome and harbors:
- a CDS encoding VCBS repeat-containing protein, which produces MGDLNGDGKDDFFIGAASNYEAYVYFQTATGFEKQQSTAFQQDKKFEDLGALIFDANGDGHNDIYVVSGGNEFAPDSEYLQDRLYLNDTKGNFQKDESALPEMRTSGSRVYEADFDKDGKKIYWY
- a CDS encoding RagB/SusD family nutrient uptake outer membrane protein, translating into MKKIKIILMVFVALFTVNGCDEEDFELSNPSGLSPETYFRTETQVQSAVNAIYANMQTIGLYTRIYFFAMDNMSHENAGNSQLEADKRAFLEYSFDASHPPISWYWDSCYRGINKANFVINNEERINEIPSSLLSDDKKARFVGEAKFMRAFYYFLLVTRFGDVPLITVIPEDGSGFPRSPKEDVYDQIVKDLNDASESLWERGRTENGRATQGAAYALLGKTHLYREQYQEALDAFSNIYGDYSLEEDYYANFREEDEFGPESIFEVNYDDDLGNSAVWNSNASGEGANEVTFRGQEYGFNDWFNVYPSEDLLSEYEDGDIRFDETFYTVGDTFAGGVIESIPNDRSAAWRKYQNYYKDVNEDMASGINFKVIRYADVLLMMAEAENALGNPEQAIEYINEVRERADLQPLSMDLSQDKVFTAIVHERMVELAGEQVRFPDLVRWELAADYLSEYGFQAGKNEIWPIPNDEIAANESIGQEDQNPGY
- a CDS encoding SusC/RagA family TonB-linked outer membrane protein; translated protein: MLRVTRLAVRIRGLASPNNNDPLYVIDGVIAGGLGSLNPNDIENIQVLKDASTTAVYGSRGANGVVLVTTKSGKASQKAQLSLDLYSGVNFNSNRFDLLNREQYIQYAREITDTDPERLTNPEYADFIDNETDWQDEIFRTGILKSITLGFSGGNESSNFRFSGGYLNQEGAVIETEFERFNFRSNSNVNFGKLSFGQTLNVSFTAQNPERADGGRSIIEHAIKSAPYLQVYNPDNRGGFQGPNSALDGQDAANPVRVQTLGNALNKGLTVLGSLFAEYEIIDGLTFRSQAGLDYYKFNNDSFIPSYNDDSSGATHQSGFAQITKNSGTNQSLTLTNSLTYKFDVADLHNFEILALAEDQRIDSESLDASSQNPITDDVEEVSLNQPGLSSASSEYRRVGFLGRLNYNFDQKYLLAGSYRKDASTRFGANNRWGSFWSVAAGWNVAKESFMEDSEINNLKIRGSWGTTGNDQIGNYLYSSTLVTSFIYPFGGAAFQGTTAEGLANPNLKWEEVTMKNIGVDLGVWNNAFTLSVEYYINRSDDLLFDLPLPPTLGYNRPTIASNVGSVETKGFEADFGYNDFEGDFTWSANLNLGTSKNEVLSIGNLTQVQSGFFENENLTRIAPGEALFHFYGLRTDGIFQNQAEVDAVYTANPDQTVVQPGDIRFVDINGDGDINAADKTVIGNPYPTLTMGLNLSAQYGNFDISLFIQGAYGQDIYNTNLYDLEGMPRLFNSGVAVLDRWTGEGTSNTIPRALGAPQNLNASDRFIEDGSYTRLKNLNIGYTFDEAVFGESLSNLRIYLSGQNLITLTDYSGLDPEIGVDNVLLQGTGAIGIDRGLYPQPTSITLGLQLGF
- a CDS encoding FG-GAP-like repeat-containing protein; protein product: MVLGRLVPGNYPIPAKSYILKNIGGNGKAKYRDITKNIAPEFQSLGMATSAEIVDIDNDGWEDIVVVGEWMPIRVFKNSEKGFKEITEDLGLADTTCWWWSIKTGDFDGDGDQDFLVGNLGRNYKYTANEEETFDIYFNDFDENNKQDIVLSYYNEGEKFPLRGRECSSQQMPGIKNKFPDYQSFSTATLEDVYTEKSLENSLHYQVKSFASVYLENRNGKFIRHELPPAAQVSSINQILVDDYNGDGNLDALIAGNLFWSEVETTRNDAGYGMFLKGNGKGGFKETGASQSGFFVPGDVKDLLSLTFNGREIIVPVKNNDRLQFIGVNSSNLSELQ
- a CDS encoding ThuA domain-containing protein yields the protein MRYLLIFFTLLLANKTPAQNQFNVFLFTKTAGWHHESINEGVTALRSMAKRHKFDLQWHEDASRFNDDFLQQFDVIVFLNTSEDILNEEQQAAFQKFIQSGKGFVGVHSASNTEYEWPWYNQLVGKMFHIHPLEQTAMVDVIDTNFPGMEIFPKRFLWTDEWYEFLPEEYSSHLNILLSVDEDSYNPEVQWEEKKGKRMGDHPIAWYQYFDNGRSFYTGLGHIAEIYQNPWFLHHLYGGIYWAATGKGIKDDSRN
- a CDS encoding thioredoxin domain-containing protein gives rise to the protein MAFKIKFILPFLILTLCTLAGCKNETEKELTKGNRLARANSPYLQEHADNPVDWYEWGPEALEKAREEDKPIIISVGYASCHWCHVMERESFMDSSVAKIMNRDFVSIKIDREERPDIDKIYMNAAQLLNGSGGWPLNAVTLPNGKPFFAGTYFPPEEWKNILTQIAKAYKENKEPLIKTANALTEGIKSTNKLGDLGMKQNKISKDDYIALMEAWEPKFDTAKGGYRGEEKFPLPVSWDALLQYYYLTENEKALEMVKTTLDNLARGGIYDQLGGGFSRYTTDPDWLIPHFEKMLYDNAQLISLYSKAYKVIPSEEYKNVIVETIQFVERELSNNEGGFYSSLNADTDGEEGKYYVWSLEELRNTLAPSEIDLVTNYFNIEPYGNWERGKNILFRKSSMEEFARREGVDYSKLQTSLNEARKKLLKQRQTRIQPSVDDKSLTSWNALMIEAYLEAFLALNNPEYLQRAIDGANFLNEKMLSPDSSLWRSYKDGKGRIAAFLDDYAMLSQAYIHLYQITLEKEWLTKANKIVDYAISNFRDDTSGMFYYTSKTNNNLVAQKMELDDNVIPSSNSVMAKNLFILGTLLEQEEYLKMSEKMMSQMYDLTMEDPSFYANWTKLMGTNAFGAYEIAIVGHSAQQKNFQVQNEYLPTSIFMGGNEENLPLLENKLVEGETLIYVCQNKTCKYPVSLAEEAIEIIGKYHSGREESTNIWN
- a CDS encoding carboxypeptidase-like regulatory domain-containing protein encodes the protein MCFGFLSAQQVITGTVTDANGPLPGVNVILEGTTVGTTTDFDGNYSLQVNEDLGPDSRLVFSYISYETREVAINGRSVIDVNMVASAEALDDVIVVGYGTQSRAEVTGAISSIDADEINSLPVATAEQALQGRASGVTVINSGAPGNTLSSKN